The following coding sequences lie in one Spirosoma sp. KUDC1026 genomic window:
- a CDS encoding TolC family protein, which yields MKNSWFIAILGLYFLSVASASAQKNSDSLARQAYLSDCVQYALENQPLIRQSLIDQQIADRTVKSNLAAWYPQINGGYNLLHYLKLPVTLIPDAVTGERRPVALGAQNTSTVSFSLNQAIFNRDVLLASRTADVYRTQASQATVNNKIDVVVNVSKAFYDVILTQRQIEILSEDIVRLQRSLQDATNQYQSGVVDKTDAQRARIALNNTQAQKKQFSDLVGAKFQTLKQLMGYPPTSVLNLTYDTLQLAAEINLDTTLLVNPRSRIEYQLLQTQGQLLEANVRYNRWAYLPTVNATANYNFLYQNNIFPQLYNQTFPNSLIGLTVALPIFQGGRRVQQTKIAELQVQRLNWDLAALTSSIDAEYATALATYKGSLATYQALRENLALAEDVYRIVNLQYRSGVKTYLDVTVAEADLRTARLNVFNALYQVLISKLDVQRALGLIQV from the coding sequence ATGAAAAATAGTTGGTTCATCGCCATCCTCGGTCTTTACTTTTTGTCCGTTGCCAGCGCTTCTGCGCAAAAAAATTCTGATTCGCTGGCCAGGCAGGCTTATCTGTCTGATTGCGTGCAATACGCTCTGGAAAACCAGCCTCTGATTCGTCAGTCCCTTATCGATCAGCAGATTGCCGATCGTACCGTTAAGAGCAATCTGGCGGCCTGGTATCCACAGATCAACGGGGGATACAATCTCCTGCACTATCTGAAACTTCCGGTAACCCTGATTCCCGACGCCGTCACCGGCGAACGGCGGCCCGTCGCGCTGGGAGCTCAGAATACATCAACGGTATCTTTCTCGCTGAACCAAGCCATTTTTAACCGGGATGTATTACTGGCGAGCCGGACAGCTGACGTATACCGTACGCAGGCCAGCCAAGCTACCGTCAATAACAAGATCGATGTAGTCGTCAACGTTAGTAAAGCCTTTTACGACGTCATTCTGACGCAGCGCCAGATCGAGATCCTGAGCGAAGATATTGTTCGCTTGCAGCGTAGCCTGCAGGACGCTACGAATCAGTATCAAAGTGGGGTGGTCGACAAAACTGATGCCCAGCGGGCCAGAATTGCACTCAACAACACACAGGCGCAAAAGAAACAGTTTTCCGATCTGGTCGGGGCCAAGTTTCAGACGCTTAAGCAGCTGATGGGTTACCCGCCCACTTCTGTGCTGAACCTGACGTACGATACGTTGCAACTGGCCGCTGAAATTAACCTGGACACAACCCTGCTGGTTAATCCCAGAAGCCGGATCGAATACCAATTGCTGCAAACGCAGGGCCAGTTGCTGGAAGCTAACGTACGATACAACCGCTGGGCGTATTTGCCCACGGTGAACGCTACGGCCAATTACAATTTCCTCTACCAGAACAACATTTTTCCGCAGCTGTATAATCAGACGTTTCCAAACTCACTGATTGGACTCACTGTAGCACTGCCCATCTTTCAGGGCGGGCGACGAGTCCAGCAGACAAAAATTGCCGAATTGCAGGTGCAGCGTCTGAACTGGGATCTGGCAGCGCTGACCAGTAGTATCGATGCCGAATACGCAACGGCGCTGGCTACCTACAAAGGCAGTCTGGCAACCTATCAGGCCCTGCGTGAAAACCTGGCGCTGGCCGAAGATGTGTACCGTATCGTCAACTTACAGTACCGGTCTGGCGTAAAAACATACTTGGACGTAACCGTAGCGGAGGCCGATCTGCGCACCGCCCGGCTTAACGTATTTAACGCGCTGTATCAGGTACTGATCAGCAAACTGGACGTACAGCGGGCGCTTGGTCTTATTCAGGTATAA
- a CDS encoding efflux RND transporter periplasmic adaptor subunit, whose translation MRSALFKSPSILVMVGLLTACGGKKDDQKQAAPPPTAVSVAKATKQTATYYDNYPATVTALREVEIQPQVSGNITGIFFDDGQRVRRGQKLYSIDPQQYRASYDQAVANLNVQKANLARAQKDADRYTTLAQQDAIARQVLDNSTAELEAAKRQVDAAQAGIRQVGTNLKYTTIFAPMDGTIGISQVRLGAAVGPGGAVPLNVVSQDDPISVDIQVDESDISRFLMLQSQKNNSRDSTFVFELPGGERYKYPGKIQIVDRAVDPQTGTIRVRVSFPNPEHRLRVGLNGNLRIRNSTNQPQLLIPYQAVTEQMSEYFVYVVGDSSKVTQKKVTLGSRINEKVIVKDGLKEGEVVVTEGTQKVREGAKVKVSNERKSE comes from the coding sequence ATGAGAAGCGCTTTATTCAAGTCCCCGTCCATACTTGTGATGGTTGGGTTGCTGACGGCCTGTGGCGGCAAAAAAGACGACCAGAAACAGGCTGCTCCCCCGCCTACTGCCGTTTCTGTTGCCAAAGCCACCAAACAGACGGCAACGTATTACGACAATTACCCCGCCACGGTAACGGCTCTGCGCGAGGTAGAAATTCAGCCGCAGGTATCGGGAAATATTACCGGTATCTTTTTTGACGATGGGCAGCGGGTCAGACGGGGGCAAAAACTGTATTCCATCGATCCGCAGCAGTACCGTGCCAGCTACGACCAGGCCGTTGCGAACCTGAACGTACAGAAAGCCAACCTGGCCCGGGCGCAGAAGGACGCCGACCGGTACACAACGCTGGCCCAGCAGGATGCTATTGCCCGGCAGGTGCTGGATAACTCAACCGCCGAGCTGGAAGCCGCTAAACGGCAGGTCGACGCAGCCCAGGCCGGCATCCGGCAGGTGGGAACGAACCTGAAATACACCACGATCTTTGCACCAATGGACGGCACAATCGGCATATCGCAGGTACGTCTGGGAGCCGCCGTTGGACCGGGTGGAGCGGTACCACTGAACGTTGTCTCGCAGGACGATCCAATTTCAGTAGACATCCAGGTTGACGAATCTGACATCAGCCGGTTCTTGATGTTGCAGAGTCAGAAGAATAATTCCCGCGATTCCACATTTGTATTTGAACTGCCGGGTGGCGAACGGTATAAGTACCCTGGCAAGATTCAGATTGTTGACCGCGCCGTTGACCCTCAGACGGGTACGATCCGGGTGCGGGTATCTTTCCCCAATCCTGAACATCGTCTTCGGGTAGGGCTGAACGGCAACCTCCGCATTCGTAACAGTACCAACCAGCCCCAGTTGCTGATTCCCTACCAGGCGGTAACCGAGCAGATGAGCGAATACTTCGTATACGTCGTAGGTGACAGCAGCAAAGTGACACAGAAGAAAGTCACGCTGGGCTCGCGCATTAACGAGAAGGTAATCGTGAAAGATGGCCTCAAAGAAGGCGAAGTTGTGGTAACCGAAGGAACCCAGAAAGTACGCGAAGGCGCGAAGGTAAAAGTATCCAATGAGCGAAAGAGCGAATAA
- a CDS encoding efflux RND transporter permease subunit, translated as MFAEIFINRPVTAIVSSIVILALGILALLTLPVSQYPDITPPVVQVTGTYTGADAQTVEQTVVTPIETQVNGTPGMSYLQTNATNDGRMSMNVTFDVGTDVNIAALDVQNRVGIAQPQLPEEVTRLGLITRKRNPSLFMLVAIFSPNGTHNVSFMDNYANIYIKDALLRVKGVGDIFSRADDFSMRIWLKPDKLAQLGMTVEEVTAALQEQNLQIAGGSIGAPPQPNTQAFEYTVFTNSRLSKEKDFENIIVRGDPARGSLVYLRDVARVQLGKFSYVSNSFVDGKRASYLLVYQLPGSNALDTAEGIYSAMDELKKTFPKDIEYVVPFESVSVIQVSISEVIHTLVEALVLVILVVFLFLQSWRATLITLLAIPVSIIGTFALFIPLGFTVNTLTLFAFVLAIGIVVDDAIVVVEAVQVNIDKGMSPKDATREAMREISAPVIAIALILAAVFVPVGFIPGIVGRLYQQFAITIAVSVLISAFVALSLTPALCVLLLREQHIDENAKGLDKFFYKFNQWFEKVTNSYSNAVQRLIKATPLVIVGLIVVYIGTGLLFKYKPSGFIPTEDEGRLIVTFEIPEASSTQRSLAVINKMMGILKEQPYVNHFSALGGLNALTFASKSNSGTVFIQLKPWDERKDRGMQADSLVGKLQKAFAGLNDARIQVVQPPAIPGLGQSSGFTFEIQQRQTNDDVQAFDNVVQNFLAEANKRPEIGRAYSYFTAKTPAYRVEVDREKAKKLGVSVSTVYRTMQTYLGSQYVNDFIIYGRKFRVVAQADTSYRMDVKNLDKYYVRNSGGQLIPISTLIKTSVIENAPLISHFNLFRSVELNGSAKEGFSSSQANEALQDVANKVLPQGYSYEFAGLSREEINAGSSSVYIFMLSIGFVFLFLAALYESWSVPFSVLLSVPIGALGAILALTLFPYLTNNIYAQIGLITLIGLAAKNAILIVEFAKERVDKGEDLLESTIEAVRLRLRPILMTSLAFILGVFPLAIASGAGAVSRVTIGRTVLGGMLAASSLAIFVVPVLYVGITRLAYGKKGLEELKANAKKNEEDKKSGEAGAQPQHS; from the coding sequence ATGTTCGCAGAAATATTTATAAACCGGCCGGTAACGGCCATTGTGTCCTCCATCGTCATTCTGGCGCTGGGGATTCTGGCGCTGCTGACGCTGCCCGTTAGCCAGTACCCCGATATTACCCCCCCGGTGGTGCAGGTGACGGGTACCTACACCGGGGCTGATGCCCAGACCGTAGAGCAGACGGTGGTAACGCCTATCGAGACGCAGGTGAACGGTACGCCCGGCATGAGCTACCTGCAAACCAACGCCACCAACGACGGCCGGATGAGCATGAACGTTACGTTCGACGTTGGAACCGACGTGAACATTGCCGCCCTGGACGTGCAGAACCGGGTGGGTATTGCCCAGCCGCAGCTACCCGAAGAAGTTACCCGACTGGGGCTGATTACCCGGAAGCGGAACCCATCGCTGTTTATGCTGGTGGCGATTTTCTCCCCGAATGGCACCCACAACGTATCGTTCATGGACAACTACGCCAACATCTACATCAAGGATGCGTTGTTGCGCGTAAAAGGGGTAGGGGATATTTTCAGCCGGGCCGATGATTTCAGTATGCGGATCTGGCTGAAGCCCGACAAGCTGGCCCAACTGGGTATGACCGTGGAAGAAGTAACGGCGGCCCTGCAGGAGCAAAACCTCCAGATTGCCGGTGGTTCCATTGGCGCCCCCCCCCAGCCGAATACGCAGGCCTTTGAATACACGGTCTTTACCAACAGCCGGCTCAGCAAAGAAAAAGACTTCGAAAACATCATCGTGCGGGGCGATCCGGCGCGGGGATCACTGGTGTATCTGCGGGACGTGGCGCGGGTGCAGCTGGGTAAGTTCTCTTACGTTAGTAACTCCTTTGTTGATGGGAAACGGGCGTCGTACCTGCTGGTGTATCAGCTGCCGGGCTCCAACGCCCTGGATACGGCCGAAGGGATTTACAGCGCCATGGATGAGCTGAAAAAGACGTTCCCGAAAGACATTGAATACGTTGTGCCGTTCGAATCGGTATCGGTTATTCAGGTGTCGATTTCGGAGGTGATCCACACCCTGGTCGAAGCGCTGGTGCTGGTAATCCTGGTGGTGTTCCTGTTCCTGCAAAGCTGGCGGGCGACACTGATTACACTGCTGGCCATTCCGGTATCGATTATCGGGACGTTTGCCCTGTTCATACCCCTCGGGTTTACCGTCAATACCCTCACGCTGTTTGCGTTCGTACTGGCCATCGGGATTGTGGTGGATGATGCCATTGTGGTGGTGGAGGCCGTTCAGGTAAATATCGACAAGGGCATGTCGCCGAAGGATGCGACCCGCGAAGCCATGCGGGAAATTTCCGCACCGGTTATCGCCATTGCCCTGATTCTGGCGGCCGTGTTCGTGCCAGTTGGATTCATCCCCGGTATTGTCGGGCGATTGTACCAGCAGTTTGCCATTACCATTGCCGTATCGGTACTGATCTCCGCCTTCGTGGCGTTGTCGCTGACACCGGCGCTGTGCGTCCTGCTATTACGGGAACAGCACATCGACGAAAACGCGAAAGGGCTGGATAAATTCTTTTACAAATTCAACCAGTGGTTCGAGAAGGTAACGAACTCGTATTCAAATGCTGTCCAGCGGTTGATCAAGGCAACGCCCCTCGTTATCGTGGGTCTGATTGTTGTCTACATCGGCACAGGGCTGCTGTTTAAGTACAAACCATCGGGCTTTATTCCGACCGAGGACGAAGGACGACTGATCGTTACGTTCGAAATTCCGGAAGCCTCATCGACGCAGCGAAGTCTGGCGGTTATCAACAAAATGATGGGCATCCTGAAGGAGCAGCCGTACGTGAACCACTTCTCCGCGCTGGGTGGTCTGAACGCGCTGACGTTTGCGTCGAAATCGAACAGCGGTACGGTCTTCATTCAGCTCAAGCCCTGGGACGAACGGAAAGACAGGGGTATGCAGGCCGACTCGCTGGTGGGCAAACTCCAGAAAGCGTTTGCTGGTTTGAACGATGCCCGGATTCAGGTCGTACAGCCGCCCGCTATTCCTGGTTTGGGTCAATCATCGGGTTTCACCTTTGAGATTCAGCAGCGGCAAACGAACGACGATGTACAGGCATTCGATAATGTCGTACAGAACTTCCTGGCTGAAGCCAACAAACGGCCTGAGATCGGCCGGGCATATTCCTACTTCACAGCCAAAACACCCGCTTATCGGGTAGAGGTCGACCGGGAAAAAGCCAAGAAACTGGGCGTATCGGTTAGTACCGTTTACCGAACGATGCAGACATACCTGGGTAGCCAATATGTCAACGATTTCATCATCTATGGCCGTAAATTCCGGGTCGTTGCCCAGGCTGATACATCGTACCGAATGGATGTGAAGAACCTGGATAAGTACTACGTGCGTAATTCGGGCGGTCAGTTGATCCCGATCAGTACGTTGATAAAAACCAGCGTTATCGAAAACGCTCCGTTAATTTCGCACTTCAACCTGTTCCGATCGGTGGAATTGAACGGGTCGGCCAAGGAAGGATTCAGTAGCAGCCAGGCAAACGAAGCGTTGCAGGACGTAGCGAACAAAGTGCTGCCTCAGGGATACTCCTACGAGTTTGCGGGGCTAAGCCGCGAGGAGATCAACGCCGGTAGCAGCTCGGTGTACATCTTTATGCTGTCAATTGGCTTTGTCTTCCTGTTCCTGGCGGCTCTGTACGAAAGCTGGTCGGTACCGTTCTCGGTACTCCTGTCGGTGCCAATCGGTGCCTTGGGCGCTATCCTGGCGCTGACGCTATTCCCGTACCTGACCAATAACATCTACGCGCAGATCGGTCTGATTACGCTGATTGGTCTGGCGGCCAAGAACGCTATTCTGATTGTGGAATTCGCGAAGGAACGCGTCGACAAAGGAGAAGACCTGCTGGAGTCGACCATCGAAGCCGTCCGGCTCCGTCTTCGTCCGATCCTGATGACCTCACTGGCGTTTATTCTCGGTGTGTTCCCGCTGGCCATTGCCAGTGGTGCCGGGGCGGTCTCCCGGGTAACCATTGGCCGTACCGTACTGGGCGGGATGCTGGCCGCTTCGTCGCTGGCTATTTTCGTCGTGCCGGTACTCTACGTGGGCATTACCCGACTGGCTTACGGCAAGAAAGGACTGGAGGAACTGAAAGCGAACGCTAAGAAAAACGAGGAAGATAAGAAATCCGGTGAAGCTGGCGCGCAGCCACAGCACAGCTAA
- a CDS encoding spore photoproduct lyase family protein: MPDFNPAYILYTADAMNDRGEAVLANFPQAETLEIKQHNRLPDLGLNHFKVKSDVLVLGKLKSQVIKWSGRSSDFIAPSLANGCFGGCAYCYVDRHKQVNPITLFTNVDEIMATLDTHVMSQPWPKAGNQTDSQFYTYDIGCNSDISVDYSLSEGIQQTFSFFRDHPRAKATFATKFVNPDMLAFDPQRKVRIRFSLLPAYVSKLVDVRTDSVEKRIAAINDFYDAGYEVHVNFSPVIVYSSPDGDRKQWRNDYRELFRQLDATLRPEVKAQMKCEVIFLTHNQGQHQANLAINPKAEELLWVPEIQENKVSQYGGWNIRYDHQLKAKMIAVFEQLVREEIPWCGIRYIF; encoded by the coding sequence ATGCCTGATTTTAACCCTGCTTATATTCTGTATACGGCCGACGCCATGAACGACCGGGGTGAAGCAGTACTGGCTAATTTTCCGCAGGCCGAAACCCTGGAAATCAAGCAGCACAACCGCCTGCCTGACCTGGGTTTGAATCATTTCAAGGTCAAGTCCGACGTACTGGTGCTGGGGAAACTGAAATCGCAGGTGATCAAGTGGAGTGGTCGCAGTTCCGATTTTATTGCGCCCAGCTTGGCCAATGGATGCTTTGGCGGTTGCGCTTACTGTTACGTTGATCGCCACAAACAGGTGAACCCCATTACGCTGTTTACAAACGTCGACGAGATTATGGCGACGCTGGATACGCACGTCATGAGCCAGCCGTGGCCCAAAGCCGGTAACCAGACCGACTCGCAGTTCTATACGTACGACATCGGCTGTAACTCCGACATCTCGGTCGATTACAGCCTTTCGGAAGGGATTCAGCAGACATTTTCTTTTTTTCGGGATCATCCCCGCGCCAAAGCTACATTCGCAACGAAGTTTGTCAACCCGGACATGCTGGCTTTCGACCCGCAACGGAAAGTACGTATCCGATTTAGTCTGCTGCCCGCCTACGTGAGCAAACTGGTCGACGTGCGGACCGACTCGGTGGAAAAACGGATTGCGGCTATCAACGACTTCTACGACGCAGGCTACGAAGTGCACGTCAATTTTTCGCCCGTGATCGTGTACAGCAGCCCCGATGGTGACCGTAAACAGTGGCGTAACGATTACCGGGAGTTGTTTCGCCAGTTGGATGCCACGCTACGTCCGGAGGTAAAGGCACAGATGAAATGTGAAGTAATTTTCCTGACGCATAACCAGGGCCAGCACCAGGCTAATCTGGCGATTAACCCCAAGGCTGAGGAACTGCTCTGGGTACCCGAAATTCAGGAAAATAAGGTCAGTCAGTATGGCGGCTGGAACATTCGGTACGATCACCAGCTCAAGGCCAAAATGATTGCCGTTTTTGAGCAACTGGTTCGGGAAGAAATTCCCTGGTG